The window GTTTCTGCCCACCTATTTCGTAAACAATAGGGAGCATCTGGAGCAGAAGCCTGGCTTTATAAAGAGGTATGCTTCTGAATTAGGGGAGCATCCGTTTCCATGTTTCAGTGAAAACATCAAAACCTCGACACACTATAGGGAAGCAAGTGTGGAGGTTTAATATGCTGAGGCTTATCAACTTATTAAAAACAACTATAAATAAAAAACTATGAAAGACTACCACAGACATATAATCAGGTGTAAAACACCTATCAAACAGGCGCTGGCCCAGCTGGATAAACTGGCGGCCGATGCCATTCTCTTTGTGGTGGATGAGGATGAAAAGCTGAAAGGATCATTAACGGATGGAGATGTGAGGAGGGGCTTCCTGAAAGGACTATCCCTGGAAGATATGGTTGATCAATTCATTCAGCCAAACCCTAAATTCATTCAAAAGGGGGCTTATACCATTCAAGAGGTAATCAACTACAGGGAAAAGCAGCTCAGAATAATTCCTGTGCTTTGTAAAGAAGGCAGAATTGTAAATGTAATCAACTTCAGGTATTTAAAATCTTACCTGCCTATTGATGCCGTGCTAATGGCCGGTGGAAGAGGACAAAGATTGAGACCCCTAACAGATAATGTGCCCAAACCCCTGCTGAAAGTGGGAGACAAGCCTATCATAGAACATAACATTGACAGGTTGATAAGCTATGGCATCGATGACTTCTGGATCTCGGTACGTTACCTGGGAGAGCAGCTGGAAGAATACTTTGGAGATGGTAGCGCTAAGTACGTGAACATGAAATATATATGGGAAGATGAGCCGCTCGGTACATTAGGGGCAGTAAGTAAGATCAAGGATTTTCAGCACGAATATGTACTGGTATCAAATTCAGACTTGCTCACCAACCTTGATTATGAAGATTTTTTCCTTGACTTCATTTCGAAAGATGCCGCTATTTCTGTGGTTTCCATACCCTATAGTGTTAATATTCCGTATGCAGTGCTGGAGACAGAAGGCAACAGCATTAAAAGCTTTAAGGAAAAACCAACCTACACCTATTATTCAAATGGAGGAATTTATCTGATCAAGAAAGAGGTGTTGAAATACATCCCTAAGGATAGCTTTTACAACACAACAGATTTAATGGAGCTGCTCATTGATAAAGGGCTTAAAGTTAACTCTTATCCTTTAAGAGGATACTGGCTGGATATTGGAAAACCCGAAGACTTTAAAAAAGCTCAGGAAGACATCAATCAGATAAAGTTTTAGCATGAATATACTGATCACGATTTGTGCAAGAGGAGGCTCTAAAGGGGTGCCTGGTAAAAATATAAAGAATTTAAATGGCATGCCTTTAATTGCTTATGCTATCAAAGTTGCTCAGGATTTTTCTGAAAAGTTTAATGCTGATATTTCCCTGAGTACTGATGATAGTCTGATAAAAGCAAAAGCCGCTGAATATGGAGTTACAACTAGCTATACCAGGCCTGAGAGCCTTGCTACTGATACCGCCGGGAAGATAGCTGTTATTGAGGACCTTTTGAATTATGAAGAAGCTAACAGGGGTAAGTCATATGATTACGTTATTGATCTTGATGTAACCTCCCCCCTGAGAACCCTTCAGGATCTGGAGAATGCCTTACAACAAATTGAAAATCAGCCGGAAGCACTCAATATATTTTCTGTTAGTCCTGCTAACCGGAACCCCTATTTCAATATGGTGGAAGCACAAGGAGATGGTTTTGTGCGGGTTGTAAAAAAATTAGGAGATATTAAGTCGAGGCAGGCAGCACCTCCTGTTTACGACATGAATGCTTCTTTCTATATTTTTCGTAAAAGGTTCTTTGAAGAAGGCTGGAAAATCAGCACAACCGACCGCTCTCTTGCTTATGTAATGCAGCACATCTGTTTTGATCTTGATCATCCCAGAGACTTTACTATCATGGAAATAATGATGCGGGAAGGACTATTAGATTTCAAGCTATGAGAGTGTTGATAGTAGGCTTAGGATCGATTGCTCAGAAACACATTCATGCGCTACGTAAAATAGAGCCTGACATACAACTGGTGGCATTGCGAACTGGTAAATCAAAGAATAACCTGGCAGGGGTAACTAATATTTATCATATAGCGGAGCTGGAGCAAAAATTTGATTTTGCTATTATCTCTAATCCATCGACTAAACATTTAGAGAGCATCAAAGATCTGATGTTCCTTAAGATACCATTGTTTATTGAGAAGCCTCCATTAGCATCTCTGGAAGGAGCAGGCGAACTTGTAGCAGCCATAGAAAAAGAGCAGATCATCACCTATACTGCTTTTAACTTAAGGTTTCATCCTGTACTGCAATGGGTCAGGAATAATATTGCAGATAAAAGGGTGCTGGAAGTACAGGCATACTGTGGTTCTTATCTGCCAAAATGGAGGCCTCAGGCAGATTACAGGAATGTGTATAGCGCAAAGAAAGAGCTTGGGGGAGGGGTGCATTTAGATTTGATTCATGAGTTAGATTATGTAAGCTGGATTTTTGGCCGTCCGCAGTCTGTTCAGGGTTATATATCGAAGGTCTCTGATTTAGAAATAGATGTGCCTGATGTTGCACACTACTGGCTCCAGTATGAAAAGATGGTGGCGAGCATAATACTCAACTACTATCGCAGGGATTCTAAAAGAACCCTAGAAATAGTTTTTGAAGACCTCACCTGGACTGTTGATCTTATCAATAATAAAGTATGCGATGCTTCAGGAAGTATTTTATTCGAGGCCTTGCCATCAGTGCTTCATACCTATGAGGAGCAGATGCTTTATTTTATCAATTGCCTGAAATCCGGTAGTAAGCCTATGAATAGCATAGATGAGGCACTTCATACATTAGAAATGAGCTTGAATATTAGACAAGAAAAAGATGATCTTAGACGGTAAAGTAATACTGGTTACTGGTGGTAGTGGTCTGTTAGGCAGGGAGTTCATAAACGATCTCAAAAAGAAGGGTGCTGTTGCGCTCAGTTTAGACATTAACGTGGAGACAGACTTTCAAAAGGGAGAAGTATTCTGTGATATCACAGATGATATATCTATCAATACTGCTATCAATCAAATCACAAAACAGTATAAGAAAATAGATGGCTTGGTCAATAGTGCCTATCCGCGAACCAAAGATTGGGGTGTTGCTTTCGAGGAGATCGATGCACAGTCATGGAGGCAGAATGTAGATATCCAGTTAAATAGCTGTTTTGTGATTACGCAGGCTATACTAAAGCATATGAAGCAGTTTAAATCTGGAAGTATAGTAAATATTTCATCGATATACGGGGTGGTGGGAAATGATTTTACCATCTATGAAAATACTCCTATCAATCCACCGGCAGCTTATTCTGCCATAAAAGGAGGATTGATAAATTTTACCAGGTATCTGGCTTCCATGTACGGCAAGCATGGCATCAGAATCAACTGTGTATCTCCGGGAGGCATATTCGATCATCAGCCTGAACCATTTTTAAAAGCTTATGAGCATAAAGTTCCTATGAAGCGTTTAGGTAATCCTGATGATATTGCTCCTGCAGTGTCTTTTCTTCTTTCTGAAGAAGCTAAGTATATCACAGGGCAAAATTTAGTAGTAGATGGTGGCTGGACAGCGATTTAAAAAGAATTGTAATAAAATTAGCAAGCAGAGTACATCTGAAAGCTAAATGGCTTTGGTATTAATAGTGCTGAAATAATAGTCTCGACATAAGAGTGCTGGTGGTTTTTGGGGGGCCTGGCAAAGGAGTTGTATGATGTGCTTCTTTGGTATGAATTTTTTAGGCGATGCAAGGAAACTGTACAAAATAGCATTCGGGCAGCCGGGGGTAGAAGGGGGTTATTAATTAGCGGATAAACTTTCATCTGCTTATTTTGATTTTAAACTATGAGAATTAGTTATTTTTTTAAGTGAATCATAAATACATTGAAATCATTTTTTAGTAAATACTTTGAAAATTTTGCCTATTTCTACCGTCACTTAGGCTATAGAATATTGGTTTCTGTAGGACTAAGCATCATGGTGGGAGTCCTGGATGGCTTTGGGCTGGCGATGTTTCTGCCCTTATTGCAGATGATTGATAGCGGAAGTAGCGGAGGGGTTGATTCTGAGCAACTGGGTAATCTGTCTTTCCTCATAGAAGGGATGGAGTCTATTGGCTTGAACTTAACCCTGCAAACAGTTCTCCTGGTAATGCTCACATTTTTTACACTAAAGGGGGTCATGAAGTTTTTCGAAGGGTACTATAAAGTTGTGCTACAGCAAAGGTTTATCAGGCAAATCAGGTTTTCGAACATTAGCTTGCTCTCGGGCTACCTGTATACAGATTTTGTAAGCAGCGATTCTGGTAAAATTCAAAATACTTTTAGCGGCGAAGTCGACAGAGTGAATCAGGCTTACCAGGCTTATTTTAAATCGTACCAATACGGCGTAATGGTGCTGGTGTATATGACCTTTGCTTTGATGGCCAATGCACAATTTGCCCTTTTTGTGGCTGTTGGCGGTGTACTGACCAATTTCCTGTTCAATATATTTTATAAAAAGTCAAAGCAACTGTCTCGGAAGCTAACCAGTCAGGCCCATTCCTTCCAAAGTTTGCTTATCCAGATGGTTGCAAATTTCAAATATCTGAAAGCATCCGGTCTTATTTACGAATATGGGCAAAAGCTGAAAAATTCAATTAGAAGAATAGAGGTTATACAACGAAATCTGGGAACTGTAGCAGCTGCTCTTGCTGCCGTACGCGAGCCACTAGTCATAGCTGTAGTAGTGGTAGTAATTCTGGTTCAGGTAAATATGTTCGGGCAAAGTCTGGGCTTGATGATTTTAAGCTTGATGTTCTTTTACCGGGCGCTTAACTTTTTGATGTCGGTACAAAATTACTGGAACTCATTTTTAGCAGTATCAGGCTCTTTGGAGAATATGACTGAGTTTACTGAGGAGCTGGCACAACATCAGGAAAAGCCAGGAGTAAAAGTATTTGATAGATTTAATCAGGAGTTGGAGCTGAAAGGTTTAAACTTTTCTTATGACAACACCCATGTGTTAAAGGACATTTCACTTAAGATCAGGAAAAATGAAACTGTAGCCCTGGTAGGTGAGAGTGGTTCAGGAAAAACAACCTTGATGAATGTAATAAGCGGCTTACTGCAAGTCGATAAGGGCACATTTCTTATTGACGGAGTAGATTCACAAGCCTATGATATCAGGTCCTTTCAAAGAAGGATTGGCTATATCACACAAGAGCCAGTTATTTTTAACGATACTGTTTATAATAACATCACCTTCTGGGCCGAACGCACATCTGATAATATGGCACGTTTCCATAAAGCCATTCAAATGGCCTCTATTCATGAGTTTGTTATGAGCCTGCCAGAGAAAGAAGATGCCCCGCTGGGCAATAACGGAATTATGGTAAGTGGCGGCCAGAAACAACGCTTATCCATTGCCCGGGAA of the Flammeovirgaceae bacterium 311 genome contains:
- a CDS encoding oxidoreductase domain-containing protein (COG0673 Predicted dehydrogenases and related proteins) — encoded protein: MRVLIVGLGSIAQKHIHALRKIEPDIQLVALRTGKSKNNLAGVTNIYHIAELEQKFDFAIISNPSTKHLESIKDLMFLKIPLFIEKPPLASLEGAGELVAAIEKEQIITYTAFNLRFHPVLQWVRNNIADKRVLEVQAYCGSYLPKWRPQADYRNVYSAKKELGGGVHLDLIHELDYVSWIFGRPQSVQGYISKVSDLEIDVPDVAHYWLQYEKMVASIILNYYRRDSKRTLEIVFEDLTWTVDLINNKVCDASGSILFEALPSVLHTYEEQMLYFINCLKSGSKPMNSIDEALHTLEMSLNIRQEKDDLRR
- a CDS encoding nucleotidyl transferase (COG0517 FOG: CBS domain) — its product is MKDYHRHIIRCKTPIKQALAQLDKLAADAILFVVDEDEKLKGSLTDGDVRRGFLKGLSLEDMVDQFIQPNPKFIQKGAYTIQEVINYREKQLRIIPVLCKEGRIVNVINFRYLKSYLPIDAVLMAGGRGQRLRPLTDNVPKPLLKVGDKPIIEHNIDRLISYGIDDFWISVRYLGEQLEEYFGDGSAKYVNMKYIWEDEPLGTLGAVSKIKDFQHEYVLVSNSDLLTNLDYEDFFLDFISKDAAISVVSIPYSVNIPYAVLETEGNSIKSFKEKPTYTYYSNGGIYLIKKEVLKYIPKDSFYNTTDLMELLIDKGLKVNSYPLRGYWLDIGKPEDFKKAQEDINQIKF
- a CDS encoding ABC-type transporter ATP-binding protein (COG1132 ABC-type multidrug transport system, ATPase and permease components); the protein is MVGVLDGFGLAMFLPLLQMIDSGSSGGVDSEQLGNLSFLIEGMESIGLNLTLQTVLLVMLTFFTLKGVMKFFEGYYKVVLQQRFIRQIRFSNISLLSGYLYTDFVSSDSGKIQNTFSGEVDRVNQAYQAYFKSYQYGVMVLVYMTFALMANAQFALFVAVGGVLTNFLFNIFYKKSKQLSRKLTSQAHSFQSLLIQMVANFKYLKASGLIYEYGQKLKNSIRRIEVIQRNLGTVAAALAAVREPLVIAVVVVVILVQVNMFGQSLGLMILSLMFFYRALNFLMSVQNYWNSFLAVSGSLENMTEFTEELAQHQEKPGVKVFDRFNQELELKGLNFSYDNTHVLKDISLKIRKNETVALVGESGSGKTTLMNVISGLLQVDKGTFLIDGVDSQAYDIRSFQRRIGYITQEPVIFNDTVYNNITFWAERTSDNMARFHKAIQMASIHEFVMSLPEKEDAPLGNNGIMVSGGQKQRLSIARELYKEVDFLFMDEATSALDSETEKSIQENIDRLKGNFTIVIIAHRLSTVKDADRIIYLKNGVIENQGSFDDLKQRSNRFKQMVEMNNL
- a CDS encoding short-chain dehydrogenase/reductase SDR (COG1028 Dehydrogenases with different specificities (related to short-chain alcohol dehydrogenases)); the encoded protein is MILDGKVILVTGGSGLLGREFINDLKKKGAVALSLDINVETDFQKGEVFCDITDDISINTAINQITKQYKKIDGLVNSAYPRTKDWGVAFEEIDAQSWRQNVDIQLNSCFVITQAILKHMKQFKSGSIVNISSIYGVVGNDFTIYENTPINPPAAYSAIKGGLINFTRYLASMYGKHGIRINCVSPGGIFDHQPEPFLKAYEHKVPMKRLGNPDDIAPAVSFLLSEEAKYITGQNLVVDGGWTAI
- a CDS encoding N-acylneuraminate cytidylyltransferase (COG1083 CMP-N-acetylneuraminic acid synthetase); translation: MNILITICARGGSKGVPGKNIKNLNGMPLIAYAIKVAQDFSEKFNADISLSTDDSLIKAKAAEYGVTTSYTRPESLATDTAGKIAVIEDLLNYEEANRGKSYDYVIDLDVTSPLRTLQDLENALQQIENQPEALNIFSVSPANRNPYFNMVEAQGDGFVRVVKKLGDIKSRQAAPPVYDMNASFYIFRKRFFEEGWKISTTDRSLAYVMQHICFDLDHPRDFTIMEIMMREGLLDFKL